A window of the Pseudoalteromonas sp. A25 genome harbors these coding sequences:
- a CDS encoding arylamine N-acetyltransferase family protein, with protein sequence MLNTHTHTLPSYIKHYLESLKLTAPIGSFELVEQLQQQHLATFSFSSINAMQGIYLSLEAESLFERLVTKRQGGYCFEHNRIMYLVLEALGYDVRPALARVMLNGRADNPRTHRVTLLCFGEKTYTIEVGFGVKAPIIPIEIDRSQIVIEGVNQYQVTCSEGLVTIAQNVPEAIALYQIDLAQVFESDCEVGHFYSHQHPDAAFVNNLVVSRIEDGQRYLIRNNCFIYTNEQTDTQTEQVIADVTQLRTLLTRYFGVQASDTYLTHAFDKVQTRMASKA encoded by the coding sequence ATGTTAAATACACACACTCACACTTTGCCAAGCTATATAAAACACTATTTAGAAAGCTTAAAACTCACCGCCCCCATTGGTAGTTTTGAGCTCGTCGAACAATTACAGCAGCAACATTTAGCAACCTTCAGCTTTAGCAGCATTAACGCGATGCAAGGTATTTACTTATCACTTGAGGCAGAGTCATTGTTTGAAAGGTTAGTCACCAAACGCCAAGGCGGGTATTGCTTTGAACATAACCGGATCATGTATTTAGTGTTAGAGGCACTCGGTTATGACGTAAGGCCAGCGTTGGCGCGAGTAATGTTAAATGGACGAGCAGACAATCCTCGTACGCATCGTGTAACCTTACTGTGCTTTGGCGAAAAGACCTATACGATTGAAGTCGGGTTTGGTGTAAAAGCACCGATTATTCCTATTGAGATCGACCGCAGTCAAATTGTGATTGAAGGTGTAAATCAATATCAGGTCACCTGTAGTGAGGGGCTTGTGACTATTGCGCAAAATGTGCCAGAGGCTATCGCTTTGTATCAAATCGATTTGGCACAAGTATTTGAGAGCGATTGCGAAGTCGGCCACTTTTATAGTCATCAACATCCTGACGCCGCTTTTGTGAATAACTTAGTTGTATCACGCATTGAAGATGGGCAGCGCTATTTGATTCGCAACAATTGCTTTATTTATACCAACGAGCAAACAGATACTCAAACAGAGCAAGTGATAGCTGATGTTACACAGCTGCGAACTTTACTAACGCGCTACTTTGGCGTGCAGGCAAGTGATACGTATCTGACGCATGCGTTTGATAAAGTACAAACGCGGATGGCTTCTAAAGCGTAA
- a CDS encoding GNAT family N-acetyltransferase — protein MTLETDRLFIKRPEVGFAHAVASFYTRNKTFFALSQPARDEYFFTREYWHENLANLQTSFANNTQYQFYLFEKNNPDIIIGQTNISGIQRGPFQACFLGYQLDEQKNGLGLMNEALDSVITWLFQEKHMHRIMANYMPSNERSASLLKALGFSVEGYARDYLHLNGQWQDHILTALINDEYSAKG, from the coding sequence ATGACATTAGAAACAGATAGGCTATTCATCAAGAGACCTGAAGTCGGCTTTGCTCATGCCGTTGCATCGTTTTATACAAGAAATAAAACCTTCTTTGCTCTTTCTCAACCAGCGCGAGATGAGTATTTTTTCACTCGTGAATATTGGCATGAGAATTTGGCAAATTTACAAACAAGTTTTGCAAATAATACCCAGTATCAGTTTTATCTTTTTGAAAAAAACAATCCTGACATCATAATTGGCCAAACTAACATTTCGGGTATTCAAAGAGGACCATTCCAAGCTTGTTTTCTCGGTTATCAACTTGATGAACAAAAAAATGGTTTAGGCTTGATGAATGAAGCACTTGATAGTGTGATCACATGGCTTTTTCAAGAAAAGCACATGCATCGAATTATGGCTAACTACATGCCATCCAACGAAAGAAGTGCCTCACTTCTAAAAGCGCTAGGCTTTTCAGTAGAAGGTTATGCTCGAGATTACTTACATTTAAACGGTCAATGGCAGGACCACATCTTAACCGCGCTTATTAATGATGAATATAGTGCAAAAGGTTAG
- the tuf gene encoding elongation factor Tu, giving the protein MAKEKFERVKPHVNVGTIGHVDHGKTTLTAAITNVLAKVYGGEAKDFASIDNAPEERERGITISTSHVEYDTPTRHYAHVDCPGHADYVKNMITGAAQMDGAILVVAATDGPMPQTREHILLSRQVGVPYIIVFMNKCDMVDDEELLELVEMEVRELLSEYDFPGDDLPLIQGSALKALEGEKEWEDKIVELAEALDTYIPEPERDIDKPFIMPIEDVFSIQGRGTVVTGRVEAGIINVNDEVEIVGIKDTTKTTCTGVEMFRKLLDEGRAGENIGALLRGTKRDEVERGQVLAKPGSITPHTKFTSEVYVLSKDEGGRHTPFFKGYRPQFYFRTTDVTGNVELPEGVEMVMPGDNIKMTVDLIVPIAMDEGLRFAIREGGRTVGAGVVATIVE; this is encoded by the coding sequence ATGGCAAAAGAAAAGTTTGAACGCGTAAAACCACACGTAAACGTTGGTACAATCGGCCACGTTGACCACGGTAAAACAACTCTAACAGCAGCAATCACTAACGTACTTGCAAAAGTATACGGTGGTGAAGCAAAAGACTTCGCATCAATCGATAACGCTCCAGAAGAGCGTGAGCGTGGTATCACAATCTCAACTTCACACGTTGAGTACGATACACCAACTCGTCACTACGCACACGTAGACTGTCCAGGACACGCTGACTATGTTAAAAACATGATCACTGGTGCTGCACAGATGGACGGCGCGATCCTAGTAGTTGCTGCTACTGACGGTCCTATGCCTCAAACACGTGAGCACATCCTACTTTCTCGTCAGGTTGGTGTACCTTACATCATCGTATTCATGAACAAATGTGACATGGTTGACGACGAAGAGCTTCTAGAGCTAGTAGAGATGGAAGTACGTGAACTACTTTCTGAGTATGACTTCCCAGGTGATGACCTACCTCTAATCCAAGGTTCTGCGCTTAAGGCGTTAGAAGGCGAGAAAGAGTGGGAAGACAAAATTGTTGAGCTTGCAGAAGCACTAGACACTTACATCCCAGAGCCAGAGCGTGACATCGATAAGCCATTCATCATGCCTATCGAAGACGTATTCTCAATCCAGGGTCGTGGTACAGTAGTAACAGGTCGTGTTGAAGCGGGTATCATCAACGTGAACGACGAAGTTGAAATCGTAGGTATCAAAGATACAACGAAGACAACTTGTACAGGTGTTGAGATGTTCCGTAAGCTTCTAGACGAAGGTCGTGCGGGTGAGAACATTGGTGCACTTCTACGTGGTACTAAGCGTGACGAAGTTGAGCGTGGTCAAGTACTAGCGAAGCCTGGTTCAATCACACCTCACACGAAGTTCACTTCAGAAGTATACGTACTTTCTAAAGATGAAGGTGGTCGTCACACGCCATTCTTCAAAGGCTACCGTCCACAGTTCTACTTCCGTACAACTGACGTAACAGGTAACGTTGAGTTACCAGAAGGCGTAGAAATGGTAATGCCAGGTGACAACATCAAGATGACTGTTGACCTAATCGTACCAATCGCGATGGACGAAGGTCTACGTTTCGCTATCCGTGAAGGTGGCCGTACAGTTGGTGCTGGTGTTGTAGCAACTATCGTTGAGTAA
- a CDS encoding type III pantothenate kinase, which yields MRLLIDVGNTAVKLAIARDDDIQIISDEQVPWADISEVLVAQVGKSDALSPYIDKAQALGIDVIQAYVTPNLGPLQCAYEHYHNLGIDRWLTVVACYNLYPKQNCVIVDSGTASKVDILNAEGHHLGGWILPGLDMMIDSLVANTQKVFSDHQSPFANELGKNTPNAVKNGALVATLGAVYAAIEQVGDDKGNLKVICAGGYGELISQQLNCDARYHDFLVLQGLAFWRKSIQI from the coding sequence ATGCGCTTATTAATTGATGTGGGCAATACTGCGGTAAAGTTGGCTATTGCGCGTGATGACGATATTCAAATTATATCTGATGAGCAAGTGCCTTGGGCTGATATATCAGAGGTGCTGGTGGCCCAAGTAGGTAAGTCGGATGCATTATCACCTTACATAGATAAAGCTCAAGCGTTGGGTATTGATGTAATACAGGCGTATGTAACGCCTAATTTGGGACCATTGCAATGTGCTTATGAACATTATCACAACCTTGGTATCGATAGGTGGTTGACTGTTGTTGCATGCTACAACTTATACCCTAAACAAAATTGCGTAATAGTTGATTCGGGCACAGCATCAAAAGTGGATATTCTGAACGCCGAAGGACACCACCTAGGGGGATGGATCTTACCAGGGTTAGATATGATGATTGATAGTTTGGTAGCCAATACGCAGAAAGTATTTAGCGATCATCAGAGCCCTTTTGCCAATGAGCTTGGAAAAAACACCCCTAACGCGGTTAAAAACGGCGCACTAGTGGCGACTTTAGGTGCTGTCTATGCTGCTATTGAGCAAGTTGGAGACGACAAAGGCAATTTGAAGGTCATCTGTGCTGGTGGGTATGGTGAATTAATTTCCCAGCAATTGAATTGTGACGCACGATATCATGATTTTTTAGTGTTGCAGGGCTTAGCATTCTGGCGTAAAAGCATTCAAATTTGA
- the birA gene encoding bifunctional biotin--[acetyl-CoA-carboxylase] ligase/biotin operon repressor BirA: MSKAPEGNKLAILNALNQGGFVSGQVLGEQLGISRAAVSKHIASLQEMGIDIFTVSGKGYCLNHSLPLLEKTQIIEQLAHLECDNLVEVEAIIDSTNSELMRRVQNGQPLKSGQILVSEMQQAGRGRRGRTWQSPFGANLYYSYYWRLDDGLQAAMGVSIAVGLAVYDAIKVLYNLDVALKWPNDIYLNNKKLAGVLVELDGQVEGPCHLVIGIGINLLMPDGASAQINQPWTDLSSHVGSIDKNQLVAVLTQRLAARLAKYQLSGLTQMSAQWNSLNAFVGEMVTLSTGQRQWRGVCEGIDEQGGIVLRQDGVLKSYFGGEISLRKDE; this comes from the coding sequence GTGAGTAAAGCACCGGAAGGAAATAAATTAGCTATTTTAAACGCACTAAACCAAGGAGGCTTTGTGTCGGGGCAGGTGTTGGGCGAGCAGCTGGGAATTAGCCGCGCCGCAGTATCAAAACATATCGCGTCGCTACAAGAAATGGGCATTGATATTTTTACCGTCAGTGGTAAAGGGTATTGTTTAAACCACAGCTTACCTTTGCTGGAAAAAACACAAATTATTGAGCAGCTAGCACATTTAGAGTGCGATAACTTGGTGGAAGTTGAGGCTATTATAGATTCGACAAATAGTGAGTTGATGCGCCGAGTTCAAAATGGACAGCCCTTGAAGTCTGGGCAAATCCTCGTTTCTGAGATGCAACAAGCAGGACGCGGGCGACGGGGACGTACTTGGCAATCACCATTTGGGGCGAATCTTTATTACAGCTATTATTGGCGCTTAGATGATGGATTGCAGGCGGCAATGGGCGTGTCTATTGCGGTTGGATTGGCGGTATATGATGCAATCAAGGTGCTCTATAACTTAGATGTGGCACTGAAGTGGCCAAATGATATCTACCTTAACAATAAGAAATTGGCTGGGGTGTTGGTTGAACTGGATGGCCAGGTTGAGGGGCCCTGTCATTTAGTCATTGGTATTGGCATTAATTTATTGATGCCAGATGGGGCATCAGCGCAAATAAATCAGCCTTGGACCGACTTATCAAGCCATGTCGGTAGCATAGACAAGAATCAGTTGGTTGCCGTGCTGACTCAACGATTAGCTGCACGCTTAGCGAAATATCAACTTAGTGGGCTTACTCAGATGAGCGCGCAATGGAATTCACTCAATGCCTTTGTCGGCGAGATGGTCACTCTTAGCACAGGACAACGTCAGTGGCGGGGTGTGTGTGAGGGTATTGATGAGCAAGGTGGTATCGTACTGCGCCAAGACGGCGTGTTAAAAAGTTATTTTGGTGGTGAAATTTCACTGCGTAAGGATGAATAA
- the murB gene encoding UDP-N-acetylmuramate dehydrogenase → MHALQSLHTFALPSQCLQLITISRWQQLMEIDFSKPFCLLGEGSNSVFIEDFAGVVIKLGLKGIAIHEHDEYWSIEVGAGENWHQLVLQLLEKGIAGLENLALIPGTVGAAPVQNIGAYGVELAKFVEYVEGFDIKTKQRVRLNTEQCQFGYRDSIFKHALKGCFVITQVGLKITKQWQPELSYGPLQHLKHTHPSAWQVCQAVIAIRQSKLPDPSVLANAGSFFKNPVVSNEHASKLKQQFADIPTYYVNDAQQKLAAGWLIEQAGLKGHQIGGIAVYHQQALVLVNQGNGSADELVTMIKYIQQQVWERFAVRLEHEVRLLGHDNEVHIQGVVCE, encoded by the coding sequence GTGCACGCTTTACAGTCTCTACATACCTTTGCGTTACCCAGCCAGTGTTTGCAGCTAATAACAATCTCTCGTTGGCAGCAACTCATGGAGATAGATTTTTCAAAGCCATTTTGTTTACTTGGAGAGGGTAGCAATAGCGTTTTTATTGAGGACTTTGCCGGGGTGGTGATCAAACTAGGGCTTAAAGGCATAGCCATTCATGAGCATGACGAGTACTGGTCAATTGAGGTGGGTGCAGGAGAAAATTGGCATCAACTGGTGCTACAGTTGCTTGAAAAGGGGATTGCAGGGCTAGAAAACCTAGCCCTCATACCAGGCACAGTGGGCGCTGCGCCAGTGCAAAATATCGGTGCTTATGGTGTGGAACTGGCAAAGTTCGTTGAGTATGTTGAAGGGTTTGATATAAAAACAAAACAACGAGTGAGGCTCAACACAGAGCAATGTCAGTTTGGCTATCGCGACTCAATCTTTAAGCATGCATTAAAGGGTTGTTTTGTGATCACACAGGTGGGCTTAAAAATAACTAAACAATGGCAGCCTGAACTTAGCTACGGACCATTGCAACACCTCAAACATACCCACCCTAGTGCTTGGCAGGTGTGTCAGGCAGTGATTGCTATCAGGCAAAGTAAACTACCTGATCCCAGTGTGCTGGCAAATGCAGGCAGCTTTTTCAAAAACCCCGTGGTGAGTAATGAGCATGCGAGTAAGTTAAAGCAGCAATTTGCTGATATACCTACTTATTATGTTAATGATGCTCAGCAAAAACTAGCGGCTGGATGGTTGATAGAACAAGCAGGACTTAAAGGACATCAAATAGGTGGCATAGCGGTGTATCACCAGCAAGCATTGGTGCTGGTTAACCAAGGTAACGGTAGTGCAGATGAGTTAGTCACGATGATTAAGTATATTCAGCAGCAAGTATGGGAAAGATTTGCAGTAAGGTTAGAGCACGAAGTACGTTTACTCGGCCATGATAACGAAGTGCATATTCAAGGAGTTGTGTGTGAGTAA
- a CDS encoding M1 family metallopeptidase, with amino-acid sequence MKLTAFATSLALAGLSHTVMATAVDQHTYANLNDVISTHLHLDLDVDFADKQLEGFVEHTLAWQNASARTLVLDTRDLEIDKVMYQGRNGQWHKANFSLAKRDDVKGAKLTITFNEQAKKARIYYNSLPKASGLQWLTPVQTASKTHPFMYSQSQAIHARSWIPVQDTPAMRVTYSARIQTPDDVRAVMSADNSGALIKDGDYWFDMPQAIPPYLIAIGAGNLEYKEMSHQTAIFAEPQILDASVAEFNDTQTMINKTNAMYGEYAWGRYDLLMLPPSFPFGGMENPRLSFITPTVVAGDKSLVNLIAHELAHSWSGNLVTNATWEDLWLNEGFTSYVENRIMEEVFGRERAVMEQALDAAGLKELLKTIDEPDTRLNLKLNGRDPDDAFSSVPYTKGQLFLMYLEEKFGREKFDEFVKGYFKTYSFKSLTTAEFVQYLNKHLLEKHPGVVSLEKAKEWIFAPGLPSDAPNPTSDAFEKVDALTQAWLKGDKSLTELPTDQWTVHEWLHFINNLPRDLDVTRMAELDNAFNLTHSTNAERAFAWYMLAVGNGYEAIYPALEKHLTSIGRRKLIVRLYKALVENGKRDWAYDVYQKARPGYHSLAQGSIDAIFKK; translated from the coding sequence ATGAAATTAACTGCCTTCGCGACCAGCTTAGCCCTGGCCGGACTCTCACATACTGTTATGGCAACCGCTGTTGACCAACATACTTACGCCAACCTCAATGATGTGATCTCCACGCACTTACATTTAGATTTAGATGTAGATTTTGCTGATAAGCAACTCGAAGGCTTTGTTGAGCACACATTAGCATGGCAAAATGCCAGCGCACGCACCTTAGTGCTTGATACCCGTGACTTAGAAATCGACAAAGTTATGTACCAAGGTCGCAATGGACAATGGCACAAAGCCAATTTTTCTCTTGCAAAGCGTGATGATGTAAAAGGTGCCAAGCTCACCATTACATTCAACGAACAAGCTAAAAAAGCACGCATTTACTACAATAGTTTGCCAAAAGCATCTGGCCTGCAATGGCTAACCCCTGTGCAGACAGCAAGTAAAACGCATCCATTTATGTACAGCCAATCACAAGCTATCCACGCACGCAGTTGGATCCCAGTACAAGACACACCCGCGATGCGTGTTACCTACTCTGCACGCATTCAAACACCAGATGATGTGCGCGCAGTAATGAGTGCTGACAACAGCGGTGCACTCATTAAAGATGGTGACTATTGGTTTGATATGCCACAAGCGATCCCACCTTACCTCATTGCAATTGGTGCTGGTAACTTAGAATATAAAGAAATGTCGCATCAGACGGCGATTTTTGCTGAGCCACAAATACTTGACGCATCGGTTGCTGAGTTTAACGACACACAAACCATGATCAACAAAACCAACGCCATGTATGGTGAATATGCTTGGGGCCGCTACGACTTATTAATGCTGCCGCCAAGTTTCCCATTTGGTGGTATGGAAAATCCTCGCTTATCTTTTATCACCCCAACAGTCGTTGCCGGTGATAAAAGTTTAGTAAACCTTATTGCTCATGAACTGGCACACTCTTGGTCTGGTAACTTAGTGACTAATGCCACATGGGAAGATTTATGGCTTAACGAAGGTTTCACCTCATATGTTGAAAACCGTATTATGGAAGAAGTTTTTGGTCGCGAGCGCGCAGTCATGGAACAAGCACTGGATGCGGCAGGTTTAAAAGAGTTACTCAAAACCATCGACGAGCCGGATACGCGCCTCAATTTAAAACTTAATGGCCGTGATCCTGACGATGCATTTAGCTCTGTGCCTTATACTAAAGGGCAATTATTCTTAATGTATTTAGAAGAAAAATTTGGCCGCGAGAAATTTGATGAGTTCGTTAAAGGATATTTTAAAACATACTCATTTAAATCTCTGACAACGGCTGAGTTTGTTCAGTACCTCAATAAGCATTTACTAGAAAAACACCCAGGCGTTGTTAGTTTAGAAAAAGCAAAAGAGTGGATCTTCGCACCAGGTTTACCTAGTGATGCACCCAATCCAACATCTGATGCATTCGAGAAAGTCGATGCACTGACTCAAGCGTGGCTAAAAGGTGACAAGTCATTAACTGAGTTACCTACAGATCAATGGACAGTCCATGAGTGGTTACACTTTATCAATAACCTACCCAGAGATTTGGACGTTACACGCATGGCTGAGCTAGACAATGCCTTTAACTTAACTCACTCAACAAATGCTGAACGTGCTTTTGCTTGGTATATGCTTGCGGTTGGCAATGGCTACGAGGCAATCTACCCTGCACTTGAAAAGCACCTCACCAGTATTGGTCGTCGAAAACTCATTGTTCGCCTGTACAAAGCACTGGTTGAAAATGGCAAACGTGATTGGGCCTACGATGTGTATCAAAAAGCACGCCCGGGTTATCACTCACTTGCACAAGGTTCAATTGACGCTATTTTCAAAAAATAG
- a CDS encoding DUF2057 family protein produces the protein MNIRAAFLFLAFWSSGYLADAHSATVNFSQELYPLQVNDEAVEHSLFSKVTELTLTPGKYALKLKYSDLYELDYDEHEVVESEPFWVTMTISQQGIYQVLFKRPADVELAKQFAKKPSVKIQGPDNQVVSLQHIKQMPVNINDGTQHQPVASLAAQPSDTVTPSVSAVRQPKGVSHPDAYSMLEFWWQQANDSQRAAFLEKIKGQ, from the coding sequence ATGAATATTCGGGCAGCTTTTTTGTTCTTGGCCTTTTGGAGCAGTGGTTACTTAGCGGATGCGCACAGCGCTACAGTGAACTTTTCACAAGAGCTTTACCCACTGCAGGTTAACGATGAAGCAGTGGAACACTCATTATTTAGTAAGGTTACCGAGTTAACTCTGACGCCAGGGAAATACGCACTAAAGCTTAAGTATAGTGACTTGTATGAACTCGATTATGATGAACATGAGGTGGTTGAGTCAGAACCGTTTTGGGTGACCATGACGATAAGCCAGCAGGGGATCTATCAAGTGTTGTTCAAACGCCCTGCTGACGTTGAACTGGCTAAGCAATTTGCCAAAAAGCCGAGTGTTAAGATACAGGGCCCAGATAATCAAGTGGTATCATTACAACATATCAAGCAAATGCCAGTGAACATCAATGATGGCACTCAACACCAACCAGTCGCTTCTTTGGCCGCGCAACCCAGCGATACTGTAACACCATCCGTAAGCGCAGTGCGCCAGCCAAAAGGAGTGTCACACCCTGATGCGTATTCAATGCTAGAGTTTTGGTGGCAACAAGCGAATGATTCACAGCGCGCAGCATTCTTAGAAAAAATAAAGGGCCAATGA
- a CDS encoding histidine triad nucleotide-binding protein codes for MTDSTIFDKIINKEIPADVVYEDEHTLAFKDINPQAPFHVLVIPKQRIATINDVNEHNSHLIGNLYVVAAKLAKEHGFADDGYRVVMNCNEDGGQTVYHIHLHLLAGKPMGWPPYQDRKKELI; via the coding sequence ATGACCGATAGCACCATTTTTGACAAAATTATCAACAAGGAAATACCGGCCGACGTCGTATATGAAGATGAACATACACTCGCGTTTAAAGACATTAATCCGCAAGCACCCTTTCATGTTTTGGTGATCCCAAAACAGCGCATAGCAACAATCAATGATGTTAATGAACACAACTCACATCTCATTGGTAATCTGTATGTTGTGGCAGCTAAACTTGCCAAAGAGCACGGCTTTGCCGATGATGGTTACCGCGTAGTCATGAACTGCAACGAAGATGGCGGACAAACGGTATATCATATCCACCTTCATCTATTAGCAGGCAAACCAATGGGTTGGCCACCATATCAGGATAGGAAAAAAGAACTAATCTAA